DNA sequence from the Candidatus Omnitrophota bacterium genome:
CCCAGGAGCTCGGGCAATCGCTGGAGTACCTCTTGCAGACGCCAAAACTTCGTGGAAGTTACGGGGAGACCGTGCTTGAGGAGATGCTGGACAGGATCCTGCCCAAGGGTATATGGGAAAGCCAGTATAACATAGACGGTGGAGAAAAAGTGGACGCCGTGATCAAGTTCAAGGACGTGGTCATTCCTATTGACGCGAAATTCCCCAGGGACGATTACCAGAAATACCTTTCGGCCAAGAGCCCGGCAGAAAAGAAGACGCACTGGTCGAACTATGAGAAAGCCCTTAAAACGCAGATCAACTCTATCAGGGATAAATACATAAAACCGGGCAAAGGCACTACCGAGTTCGCGCTTCTTTTTATCCCGTCGGAATCGATCTACTACGAAACGATAGCGGAAAAGAACCATCTTGGGGATCCGTGCCTGATAAACGAATACGCGACAAAACAGAAGGTAATACCGGTAAGCCCGAATACGTTCTACGCGTTCCTCAATGTGATAATACTCGGGGTGAGGAATATCGAAATAGCCAAGAACGCACGGAAACTCCAGGCCATTCTCGCTAAAGTGGAAAGGGACTTCGGCCTTTTCTACCAGAATTTCGAGTTGATCGGGAAGTCCATCGCTAAAGCCGGTAGCGCATATTCTGCCGGAGAGGACCAGGTTAACAGGTTCAAGCGCAATCTGGACGCGGCGCTTAAGTTCGATAACCAGCTCGGCGCGGACGCGCCGGATAATGGTGAAAAATACACCGAATTGGGTTAATCCCGGGGTCAATACATGATCAAAGAGGCCATCTTGTGGGAAAGGCGCGAAGGGAACGCCGTCCAATGTACGCTGTGTAGCCACAGGTGTGATATCCCCGACGGTCGTTTCGGATCATGCGGAGTGAGAAAGAACTCCGGGGGGAGGCTTTTAACATATGCCTATGGAAAGGTCATAGCCGATCATATAGACCCAATAGAGAAAAAACCGTTATATCATTTCCTGCCCGGCACATATTCATACTCGATCGCAAGCGCCGGATGTAATTTCAGGTGCTCATTCTGCCAGAACTGGTCGATATCGCAGCTTTCGGCCCGGGAAGGTGACATAGAAGGGTATGAGATGAAACCTTCGGAAATAGTCAGGGAAGCTCTGGCGAACAGATGCCGAAGCATATCTTATACCTATACGGAGCCCACCGTGTTCATTGAATATGCCAGGGATACGGCGATATTGGCCCGGGAGAAAGGTCTGGCGAACATATTTGTCACTAACGGATACATGACAAGAGAGGCCGTTGATGCTGTTCTGGGCGTCCTGGACGCGGCTAATGTCGACATAAAATTCGGCAAAGATGAGGATTATAAGGAACTCTGTGGAGGGCGGCTTGACCCGGTCCTTGATACGGTACGCTATATGGTCGAAAAAGGCATATGGGTGGAGGTTACTACCCTCATAGTCCCGGGAAAGAATGACAATACCCGCGATCTCAGGTATATCGCTTCTTTTATTGCTGAAATAGACCGCAACATACCCTGGCACGTGACGCGATTCCATCCCGACCATAAAATGACCGATGCCGGGATAACGCCTTCTGACAGCATCATGAGCGCTTTGGATATCGGCAGAAAAGCGGGACTTAGGTATGTATATCCGGGGAACATAGGGGCTTATGGGACTACTGTATGCCCGGAATGTGGTACGGTATTGGTTACACGGGGAACGGATAAGGACACCGTGGCGGAGGGGCTGGTCGAAAAAGGTTCATGCCATAAGTGTGGTATGACAATAAGTGGCATATGGAAATGATGTAAGGGAACGATATGAGGTGTTGATTGAGGAAAATATTAATAGGCATAATGGTCCTGACGGGAGTGTTGCTGGCGATCGCCTACCACAAGAGACATGAATTGCTGGATTATTCCATAGACCGTATTGTCAGGGACAATATCCCGGAATATGTCAGTGTGGATGATGTCTCGATCCTTGAACAGCAGCGTCAGGTGGTCCTGCGCGGGGTAAAAGTGCGCAATGTGCCGGGATATAACGAGAAATATATGCTGAGGGCGGATTCCGTAAGGTGCGAGTATGTTTTCAACGGGAATGACATCAGAAAGGGTATTGTCATTTCGGGGGTCTATGTGGACGGTCCGATAGCCGAAGTGGAGAAGCGGGGAGACAAGGTCAATGTCGCGGAGATCGGCAAACTTATGCCCGCGAAAGAGGAAGCGCCGGCATTAGCGCGGGAAGGCGGGCCAAGCCCCATGGAACGCGTTAAAAAATGGGTAGTCTCCCTTTTTGCCTCATCCGGAGAGATGCTGACCCTCCCGGATAGTATCGATGTCTCGGGAGGAGAGATAAGGTTCTATGACAATAGCCGGGGGGCGGCCGGCAAGGCGATAATATTCGGTAAGGTAAAAGGTAAGATCTATTTATCCGCGAACGGTTTGAAACAAGGCGTCGGGATAAAAGGGGTTGATGCCTCGGGCGTTCTCGATAACGATCCCGATCAGGTAGTGGAAATAAGCTCTTCTCTTTTTAATGTTAACGGCGCGCAGGCTACGGATTGCAGTCTGACGTTCAAGAACGTGGACATCATGGCGTTCAAGTCGTATTATGACCAATATATGCCTCTGGATATCTGGCACGGCAGGGTTTTCGGCCAGGTTGACCTTAATACGGAGGGGGAAACCATTGGTTCTTCAGGAACGTTAGTCATTAAAGGGCTTAAATTCGACGTTAAGAGCGATACGAGGGCCGCTGCCTATTGGGAGATGGGCGCGAATGAACTTATCGCTTACCTGGGTTCGTCTTCCGGAGAGATAACCTTCGACTTTAAGGTTAAGGGGACCCTGAGCGAACCGCGTTTTTATCCCGGTCCCAGGGTGAAGAGGGCGCTTCAGAGCCTCGTCGTGGATAAGGTAGCCGATACTATACGATCATTTGCCAAAAGGGGTGATGCCGCGACCGCCTCCGCTTCCGGACCCGACGGGCAGAACGCGGTGGAGGAGGAGAAAAGTGATGTGGAGAAAGCGATCGATATGTTCCAGAAATTATTGAAACAGTAAATTTATACAAGGAGGGGAATATGGTTTTCATCGTGAAAGTGGTCGCTATACTTATTACGCTTTATGGAGGTCTTATCGTGCTCCGTCCGGATACGCTGAAAAAGATACTGGAATACGCGTCCGGGGACAGGAAAATGTACGCGTTCATACTGGTCAAGTCGCTATTGGGGCTGGCGTTCATCCTTGCCGCTTATCAATGCAGTATCCCCTGGGTGATAATGTTCTTCGGCGCAGCCTCTGTCCTCGGAGGCGTGGCCTCGTTCATAGTGAAGAAAGAGGTCATTGTGGGTATTTTCGACTGGATGCTCAAACGACCGGATAAAGACATAAGATTATACGGTGTTATTGCGCTCGCGATAGGCATATTGATGATACTCGCAGCGTAGAGCCCTGCCGGTAAGGGAGGTGGCGTATGAATATCAGGAATATGGTGTACGCGATATGCCATGCGATGGTCTTGTTCTTTTTCGCCTCGGGGAATGTATCCGCCCTTGAGCTCAGAAGCAGCGATATAGGAGAAGGACGGGTGGTACCGTTAGAATTCACGGGGATGGGGGCGGACATCTCTCCAGAGCTTTCCTGGGACGATGTCCCAGCCGGCACGGAAAGTTTTGCTATTATTGTGAACGATCCCGACGCTCCGCTCGGGACCTGGACCCATTGGGTCGTGTATGATATTCCGCCTGATGTCCGGTTGATGAAAAGGGATGGTCCCGGTCCGGTCGGGCCGGAGGGGGCCCCTGTCCTGGGGGTTAACAGCTGGGGGCGCGCGGGGTATGGCGGGCCAATGCCCCCAAAGGGGAGTGAACACAGGTACGTTTTTACGGTATACGCGTTAGATAAAAAATTGAGTGAGCCAGGCATGAGCGAACGGGAATTATTGAACGCCATGGACGGCCATATCCTGGCCAGCGCCGCGATCACGGCCAGATTCGGGAGATAACTAATATGAAACTTTATGGTAAAAAACCTGTTCTTGAGAGGATAAAAGCCGATCCGGGATCTATCAGGAAGCTGTATCTGCAAAAAAGGACGGAGCTTTCCGAAATAGTAAGAGAGCTTAAGTCCCGGAACATGGTGTTCGAGTCCGTTGACGGCGCCTGGATGGATCGTACATGTGGGAAGGTCAATACACAGGGAGTTGTGGCGGAAGTCGAGGGTTTCCGTTATGTGCATTTTGATGATATTATACGGGACTGCCTTTCCTCGGATACGGTGCCCGTGTT
Encoded proteins:
- a CDS encoding DNA recombination protein RmuC translates to MQTLLILIILLLITLIILIAVLFIKVMKGGSSREHVETVLHKSFLDFSDNVRKTMDDTRKEVESSKDVISSNALSTLKNISDMNKAIKELLQQQEKAQELGQSLEYLLQTPKLRGSYGETVLEEMLDRILPKGIWESQYNIDGGEKVDAVIKFKDVVIPIDAKFPRDDYQKYLSAKSPAEKKTHWSNYEKALKTQINSIRDKYIKPGKGTTEFALLFIPSESIYYETIAEKNHLGDPCLINEYATKQKVIPVSPNTFYAFLNVIILGVRNIEIAKNARKLQAILAKVERDFGLFYQNFELIGKSIAKAGSAYSAGEDQVNRFKRNLDAALKFDNQLGADAPDNGEKYTELG
- the amrS gene encoding AmmeMemoRadiSam system radical SAM enzyme — encoded protein: MIKEAILWERREGNAVQCTLCSHRCDIPDGRFGSCGVRKNSGGRLLTYAYGKVIADHIDPIEKKPLYHFLPGTYSYSIASAGCNFRCSFCQNWSISQLSAREGDIEGYEMKPSEIVREALANRCRSISYTYTEPTVFIEYARDTAILAREKGLANIFVTNGYMTREAVDAVLGVLDAANVDIKFGKDEDYKELCGGRLDPVLDTVRYMVEKGIWVEVTTLIVPGKNDNTRDLRYIASFIAEIDRNIPWHVTRFHPDHKMTDAGITPSDSIMSALDIGRKAGLRYVYPGNIGAYGTTVCPECGTVLVTRGTDKDTVAEGLVEKGSCHKCGMTISGIWK
- a CDS encoding DUF748 domain-containing protein, coding for MRKILIGIMVLTGVLLAIAYHKRHELLDYSIDRIVRDNIPEYVSVDDVSILEQQRQVVLRGVKVRNVPGYNEKYMLRADSVRCEYVFNGNDIRKGIVISGVYVDGPIAEVEKRGDKVNVAEIGKLMPAKEEAPALAREGGPSPMERVKKWVVSLFASSGEMLTLPDSIDVSGGEIRFYDNSRGAAGKAIIFGKVKGKIYLSANGLKQGVGIKGVDASGVLDNDPDQVVEISSSLFNVNGAQATDCSLTFKNVDIMAFKSYYDQYMPLDIWHGRVFGQVDLNTEGETIGSSGTLVIKGLKFDVKSDTRAAAYWEMGANELIAYLGSSSGEITFDFKVKGTLSEPRFYPGPRVKRALQSLVVDKVADTIRSFAKRGDAATASASGPDGQNAVEEEKSDVEKAIDMFQKLLKQ
- a CDS encoding YbhB/YbcL family Raf kinase inhibitor-like protein, which translates into the protein MNIRNMVYAICHAMVLFFFASGNVSALELRSSDIGEGRVVPLEFTGMGADISPELSWDDVPAGTESFAIIVNDPDAPLGTWTHWVVYDIPPDVRLMKRDGPGPVGPEGAPVLGVNSWGRAGYGGPMPPKGSEHRYVFTVYALDKKLSEPGMSERELLNAMDGHILASAAITARFGR
- a CDS encoding RNA methyltransferase substrate-binding domain-containing protein; amino-acid sequence: MKLYGKKPVLERIKADPGSIRKLYLQKRTELSEIVRELKSRNMVFESVDGAWMDRTCGKVNTQGVVAEVEGFRYVHFDDIIRDCLSSDTVPVFLDGVTDPQNLGSIIRSLACIGGFSLVLPAHRSAMVNETVLRVASGGESFLRIAVVENIATTLR